The proteins below come from a single Drosophila busckii strain San Diego stock center, stock number 13000-0081.31 chromosome X, ASM1175060v1, whole genome shotgun sequence genomic window:
- the LOC108605831 gene encoding probable RNA-binding protein 18 isoform X1 — translation MANAGSSANATAGSSAGDTITNSEDHRRIWVGNIDSRITEFQLLKLMQKCGAIEKFDMLFHKGGPMVGQSRGYAFVTFAQTEGATNALLKLDGTSVGSRSIAVRLAKNIKYDDLQKPKPRIEIPALGTGKREEKISKTEAIRAIEAKLKVLERQTDDNLELNNSGREPNVPFIQRYQFNKDRDSLQRPGQHGKYSKSKSSAPYHRQQRPKRR, via the exons ATGGCGAATGCT GGGAGCTCAGCAAACGCGACTGCCGGCAGCAGTGCTGGAGACACCATCACCAACTCTGAGGACCACAGACGCATCTGGGTGGGAAATATAGATTCCCGCATCACTGA GTTTCAACTCCTCAAACTAATGCAAAAATGCGGCGCCATCGAAAAGTTTGACATGCTCTTTCACAAGGGCGGACCGATGGTGGGCCAGTCCCGAGGCTATGCCTTTGTCACCTTCGCACAGACTGAGGGCGCTACAAATGCTTTGCTCAAATTGGACGGCACCAGTGTAGGCAGTCGCTCCATTGCTGTGCGactagctaaaaatataaaatat GATGATctccaaaagccaaagcctcGTATTGAGATACCCGCACTGGGTACTGGCAAACGTGAGgagaaaataagcaaaacagaAGCCATACGCGCCATAGAGGCCAAACTCAAGGTGTTGGAACGCCAGACAGACGATAATTTAGAACTCAATAACAGCGGTCGTGAGCCAAATGTGCCCTTCATCCAGCGCTATCAGTTCAACAAGGATCGAGACTCATTGCAACGTCCTGGACAACATGGCAAATACAGTAAAAGTAAATCCTCCGCCCCATATCATCGACAACAGCGTCCCAAAAGACGTTGA
- the LOC108605831 gene encoding probable RNA-binding protein 18 isoform X2, with product MLFHKGGPMVGQSRGYAFVTFAQTEGATNALLKLDGTSVGSRSIAVRLAKNIKYDDLQKPKPRIEIPALGTGKREEKISKTEAIRAIEAKLKVLERQTDDNLELNNSGREPNVPFIQRYQFNKDRDSLQRPGQHGKYSKSKSSAPYHRQQRPKRR from the exons ATGCTCTTTCACAAGGGCGGACCGATGGTGGGCCAGTCCCGAGGCTATGCCTTTGTCACCTTCGCACAGACTGAGGGCGCTACAAATGCTTTGCTCAAATTGGACGGCACCAGTGTAGGCAGTCGCTCCATTGCTGTGCGactagctaaaaatataaaatat GATGATctccaaaagccaaagcctcGTATTGAGATACCCGCACTGGGTACTGGCAAACGTGAGgagaaaataagcaaaacagaAGCCATACGCGCCATAGAGGCCAAACTCAAGGTGTTGGAACGCCAGACAGACGATAATTTAGAACTCAATAACAGCGGTCGTGAGCCAAATGTGCCCTTCATCCAGCGCTATCAGTTCAACAAGGATCGAGACTCATTGCAACGTCCTGGACAACATGGCAAATACAGTAAAAGTAAATCCTCCGCCCCATATCATCGACAACAGCGTCCCAAAAGACGTTGA
- the LOC108605832 gene encoding probable 28S ribosomal protein S25, mitochondrial translates to MPFMKGREPIRRTLKYLNAGKLVLKDKVRIFSVNYNTYGDHHAGARDFVFWNIPQIQFRNPEVQVVTLKNMTPSPFVRCYFEDGRDMIVDLDSRNKDEIIEHLVKVVGKTREQLDAEARLAESKDNPANFGYRCERHCICEIPGQLPCPGTVKLPDNMRGKFLFAPK, encoded by the exons ATGCCTTTCATGAAGGGACGAGAGCCTATAAGGCGCACTCTGAAATATTTGAATGCCGGCAAGCTGGTTCTTAAGGACAAGGTGCGCATTTTCAGTGTCAACTACAATACCTATGGAGATCATCATGCGGGCGCCAG AGACTTTGTGTTTTGGAACATACCACAGATACAGTTTAGAAATCCTGAAGTACAGGTTGTTACGTTAAAAAACATGACCCCTTCGCCGTTTGTGCGCTGTTACTTTGAGGATGGTCGGGATATGATTGTGGATCTTGACAGTCGCAATAAGGACGAGATTATAGAGCATCTAGTCAAGGTGGTGGGCAAGACGCG tgaGCAACTGGATGCGGAGGCGCGTCTGGCTGAGAGTAAAGATAATCCAGCCAATTTTGGATATCGCTGTGAACGGCACTGCATCTGTGAAATTCCCGGACAACTGCCCTGTCCAGGCACAGTGAAGCTGCCAGATAATATGAGAGGAAAGTTCTTATTTGCACCCAAGTAG
- the LOC108606694 gene encoding nucleoside diphosphate kinase 6: MEITLAVLKPHVCRNTYALQQIKALISSNFNILEAKEVRITKELSERFYAEHKGKFFYNRLTTFMHSGPCYALILQSEACIQKWRHLMGPTKVFRAVYSEPDCIRALYGLSDTRNACHGSDSEASALREIAILFPEFKINKTCEQTHKA, translated from the exons ATGGAAATTACGCTGGCCGTGCTTAAGCCACATGTGTGTCGCAACACATACGCCTTGCAACAAATCAAAGCGctaattagcagcaatttcaatatattggAAGCCAAAGAGGTGCGCATTACGAAAGAGCTGTCGGAACGCTTCTATGCGGAGCACAAGGGAAAGTTCTTCTACAACAGGCTAACTACATTTATGCACAG TGGCCCCTGCTATGCGCTCATATTGCAATCGGAGGCATGCATTCAAAAGTGGCGCCACCTCATGGGTCCAACGAAAGTGTTTAGAGCTGTCTATAGCGAACCCGACTGTATACGTGCGCTCTATGGACTCTCGGATACCCGCAATGCCTGCCATGGATCAGACAGTGAAGCCTCTGCTCTGCGTGAAATAGCAATACTCTTTCCagagtttaaaataaataaaacctgCGAGCAAACGCATAAGGCGTGA
- the LOC108606693 gene encoding b(0,+)-type amino acid transporter 1 isoform X1 → MRDKISQLFCLQKNACKTNSTDNRGHNVPTKATNNGTMCANGSFGTEGPEATETDSSGTGRMRKSLERNGSTQNDTVHLERRLGLFSGVALIVGTMIGSGIFVSPSGLLVRTGSVGVSFIIWLACGLLSLLGALAYAELGTMNTSSGAEWAYFMDAYGPAPAFLFSWVSTLVLKPSQMAIICLSFAQYAVEAFVTECDPPRGVVKMVALVAIVMILFVNCYSVNLGMAVQNVFTAAKLVAVVIVICGGAWKLFQGNTQHLSNAFNGPMPNIGAIATAFYTGLWAYDGWNNLNYVTEEIKNPSKNLPRSIMIGIPLVTLCYALINISYLAAMSATEMIESEAVAVTFGNRILGALAWLMPLSVTISTFGSANGTLFAAGRLCFAASREGHLLDILSYVHVRRLTPAPGLIFHSLIASAMVLHGTIDSLIDFFSFTAWIFYGGAMLALIVMRFTKPNYPRPYKVPIIIPVVVLVISVYLVAAPIFETPRIEYLYALLFIFAGLIFYVPFVKLGMTPRFMNKVTLFFQLLLEVVPTSSMAMFE, encoded by the exons ATGCGCGATAAAATATCACAActattttgcttgcaaaaaaaCGCATGCAAAACTAATTCAACAGATAATAGAG GACATAATGtgccaacaaaagcaacgaacAACGGGACTATGTGTGCCAATGGGTCTTTTGGGACAGAAGGGCCCGAAGCGACAGAGACCGACTCATCAGGGACCGGGCGGATGCGGAAGTCGCTGGAGAGGAATGGCTCAACGCAGAACGACACTGTTCACCTCGAGAGAAg GCTGGGCCTCTTCAGTGGGGTGGCTTTAATTGTCGGAACTATGATAG GGTCTGGAATATTTGTGTCACCCTCCGGTTTACTGGTTCGCACCGGTTCCGTTGGAGTTAGCTTTATAATCTGGCTTGCCTGTGGTCTGCTCTCGCTTTTGG GCGCTCTGGCATACGCTGAACTTGGCACGATGAATACTTCGTCTGGTGCGGAATGGGCCTACTTTATGGACGCTTATGGACCAGCGCCAGCGTTTCTTTTCTCATGGGTATCGACACTGGTGTTGAAGCCATCACAAATGGCCATAATCTGTTTATCCTTTGCGCAATATGCCGTTGAGGCATTTGTCACCGAATGTGATCCGCCCAGGGGCGTGGTCAAAATGGTTGCGCTTGTGGCAATTG TGATGATATTGTTTGTCAATTGCTATAGTGTTAATCTGGGCATGGCCGTGCAGAATGTTTTCACTGCTGCCAAGTTGGTGGCCGTTGTTATTGTCATCTGCGGCGGCGCTTGGAAATTGTTCCAGGGCAACACGCAGCATCTGTCGAATGCATTTAATGGGCCGATGCCGAATATTGGGGCCATTGCGACAGCATTTTATACGGGATTGTGGGCCTACGATGGCTGGAATAATCTCAACTATGTCACCGAGGAGATTAAGAATCCCAGCAAGAATTTGCCACGCTCTATTATGATTGGTATACCATTGGTAACGCTCTGTTATGCATTGATTAACATTTCCTATTTGGCTGCCATGTCGGCCACCGAGATGATCGAGTCCGAGGCAGTCGCTGTCACCTTTGGCAATCGCATTCTGGGCGCCCTTGCCTGGTTAATGCCGCTAAGTGTTACCATTAGCACATTTGGCAGTGCCAATGGCACGCTCTTCGCTGCTGGACG TCTTTGCTTTGCGGCCAGCCGTGAAGGTCATCTGTTGGACATCTTGTCGTATGTGCATGTGCGACGCTTGACACCAGCACCTGGTCTCATATTCCAC TCGCTGATTGCCTCGGCAATGGTGCTGCATGGCACAATTGATTCGCTGATTGATTTCTTCAGCTTCACCGCATGGATATTCTATGGCGGCGCCATGTTGGCCCTCATCGTGATGCGATTCACCAAACCCAACTATCCACGGCCATATAAAGTGCCAATTATCATTCCCGTTGTGGTCTTGGTCATCTCAGTGTATCTCGTTGCCGCGCCCATATTCGAAACGCCACGCATTGAGTATCTCTATGCACTGCTCTTCATCTTTGCCGGGCTCATCTTCTATGTGCCGTTCGTCAAGCTGGGCATGACGCCACGCTTTATGA ACAAGGTAACTTTGTtcttccagctgctgctggaggtgGTGCCCACATCTTCGATGGCCATGTTCGAGTAA
- the LOC108606693 gene encoding b(0,+)-type amino acid transporter 1 isoform X2, producing MYQHVEPNHTNHIHADGHNVPTKATNNGTMCANGSFGTEGPEATETDSSGTGRMRKSLERNGSTQNDTVHLERRLGLFSGVALIVGTMIGSGIFVSPSGLLVRTGSVGVSFIIWLACGLLSLLGALAYAELGTMNTSSGAEWAYFMDAYGPAPAFLFSWVSTLVLKPSQMAIICLSFAQYAVEAFVTECDPPRGVVKMVALVAIVMILFVNCYSVNLGMAVQNVFTAAKLVAVVIVICGGAWKLFQGNTQHLSNAFNGPMPNIGAIATAFYTGLWAYDGWNNLNYVTEEIKNPSKNLPRSIMIGIPLVTLCYALINISYLAAMSATEMIESEAVAVTFGNRILGALAWLMPLSVTISTFGSANGTLFAAGRLCFAASREGHLLDILSYVHVRRLTPAPGLIFHSLIASAMVLHGTIDSLIDFFSFTAWIFYGGAMLALIVMRFTKPNYPRPYKVPIIIPVVVLVISVYLVAAPIFETPRIEYLYALLFIFAGLIFYVPFVKLGMTPRFMNKVTLFFQLLLEVVPTSSMAMFE from the exons GACATAATGtgccaacaaaagcaacgaacAACGGGACTATGTGTGCCAATGGGTCTTTTGGGACAGAAGGGCCCGAAGCGACAGAGACCGACTCATCAGGGACCGGGCGGATGCGGAAGTCGCTGGAGAGGAATGGCTCAACGCAGAACGACACTGTTCACCTCGAGAGAAg GCTGGGCCTCTTCAGTGGGGTGGCTTTAATTGTCGGAACTATGATAG GGTCTGGAATATTTGTGTCACCCTCCGGTTTACTGGTTCGCACCGGTTCCGTTGGAGTTAGCTTTATAATCTGGCTTGCCTGTGGTCTGCTCTCGCTTTTGG GCGCTCTGGCATACGCTGAACTTGGCACGATGAATACTTCGTCTGGTGCGGAATGGGCCTACTTTATGGACGCTTATGGACCAGCGCCAGCGTTTCTTTTCTCATGGGTATCGACACTGGTGTTGAAGCCATCACAAATGGCCATAATCTGTTTATCCTTTGCGCAATATGCCGTTGAGGCATTTGTCACCGAATGTGATCCGCCCAGGGGCGTGGTCAAAATGGTTGCGCTTGTGGCAATTG TGATGATATTGTTTGTCAATTGCTATAGTGTTAATCTGGGCATGGCCGTGCAGAATGTTTTCACTGCTGCCAAGTTGGTGGCCGTTGTTATTGTCATCTGCGGCGGCGCTTGGAAATTGTTCCAGGGCAACACGCAGCATCTGTCGAATGCATTTAATGGGCCGATGCCGAATATTGGGGCCATTGCGACAGCATTTTATACGGGATTGTGGGCCTACGATGGCTGGAATAATCTCAACTATGTCACCGAGGAGATTAAGAATCCCAGCAAGAATTTGCCACGCTCTATTATGATTGGTATACCATTGGTAACGCTCTGTTATGCATTGATTAACATTTCCTATTTGGCTGCCATGTCGGCCACCGAGATGATCGAGTCCGAGGCAGTCGCTGTCACCTTTGGCAATCGCATTCTGGGCGCCCTTGCCTGGTTAATGCCGCTAAGTGTTACCATTAGCACATTTGGCAGTGCCAATGGCACGCTCTTCGCTGCTGGACG TCTTTGCTTTGCGGCCAGCCGTGAAGGTCATCTGTTGGACATCTTGTCGTATGTGCATGTGCGACGCTTGACACCAGCACCTGGTCTCATATTCCAC TCGCTGATTGCCTCGGCAATGGTGCTGCATGGCACAATTGATTCGCTGATTGATTTCTTCAGCTTCACCGCATGGATATTCTATGGCGGCGCCATGTTGGCCCTCATCGTGATGCGATTCACCAAACCCAACTATCCACGGCCATATAAAGTGCCAATTATCATTCCCGTTGTGGTCTTGGTCATCTCAGTGTATCTCGTTGCCGCGCCCATATTCGAAACGCCACGCATTGAGTATCTCTATGCACTGCTCTTCATCTTTGCCGGGCTCATCTTCTATGTGCCGTTCGTCAAGCTGGGCATGACGCCACGCTTTATGA ACAAGGTAACTTTGTtcttccagctgctgctggaggtgGTGCCCACATCTTCGATGGCCATGTTCGAGTAA
- the LOC108606693 gene encoding b(0,+)-type amino acid transporter 1 isoform X5 — protein sequence MYQHVEPNHTNHIHADGHNVPTKATNNGTMCANGSFGTEGPEATETDSSGTGRMRKSLERNGSTQNDTVHLERRLGLFSGVALIVGTMIGSGIFVSPSGLLVRTGSVGVSFIIWLACGLLSLLGALAYAELGTMNTSSGAEWAYFMDAYGPAPAFLFSWVSTLVLKPSQMAIICLSFAQYAVEAFVTECDPPRGVVKMVALVAIVMILFVNCYSVNLGMAVQNVFTAAKLVAVVIVICGGAWKLFQGNTQHLSNAFNGPMPNIGAIATAFYTGLWAYDGWNNLNYVTEEIKNPSKNLPRSIMIGIPLVTLCYALINISYLAAMSATEMIESEAVAVTFGNRILGALAWLMPLSVTISTFGSANGTLFAAGRLCFAASREGHLLDILSYVHVRRLTPAPGLIFHLHRMDILWRRHVGPHRDAIHQTQLSTAI from the exons GACATAATGtgccaacaaaagcaacgaacAACGGGACTATGTGTGCCAATGGGTCTTTTGGGACAGAAGGGCCCGAAGCGACAGAGACCGACTCATCAGGGACCGGGCGGATGCGGAAGTCGCTGGAGAGGAATGGCTCAACGCAGAACGACACTGTTCACCTCGAGAGAAg GCTGGGCCTCTTCAGTGGGGTGGCTTTAATTGTCGGAACTATGATAG GGTCTGGAATATTTGTGTCACCCTCCGGTTTACTGGTTCGCACCGGTTCCGTTGGAGTTAGCTTTATAATCTGGCTTGCCTGTGGTCTGCTCTCGCTTTTGG GCGCTCTGGCATACGCTGAACTTGGCACGATGAATACTTCGTCTGGTGCGGAATGGGCCTACTTTATGGACGCTTATGGACCAGCGCCAGCGTTTCTTTTCTCATGGGTATCGACACTGGTGTTGAAGCCATCACAAATGGCCATAATCTGTTTATCCTTTGCGCAATATGCCGTTGAGGCATTTGTCACCGAATGTGATCCGCCCAGGGGCGTGGTCAAAATGGTTGCGCTTGTGGCAATTG TGATGATATTGTTTGTCAATTGCTATAGTGTTAATCTGGGCATGGCCGTGCAGAATGTTTTCACTGCTGCCAAGTTGGTGGCCGTTGTTATTGTCATCTGCGGCGGCGCTTGGAAATTGTTCCAGGGCAACACGCAGCATCTGTCGAATGCATTTAATGGGCCGATGCCGAATATTGGGGCCATTGCGACAGCATTTTATACGGGATTGTGGGCCTACGATGGCTGGAATAATCTCAACTATGTCACCGAGGAGATTAAGAATCCCAGCAAGAATTTGCCACGCTCTATTATGATTGGTATACCATTGGTAACGCTCTGTTATGCATTGATTAACATTTCCTATTTGGCTGCCATGTCGGCCACCGAGATGATCGAGTCCGAGGCAGTCGCTGTCACCTTTGGCAATCGCATTCTGGGCGCCCTTGCCTGGTTAATGCCGCTAAGTGTTACCATTAGCACATTTGGCAGTGCCAATGGCACGCTCTTCGCTGCTGGACG TCTTTGCTTTGCGGCCAGCCGTGAAGGTCATCTGTTGGACATCTTGTCGTATGTGCATGTGCGACGCTTGACACCAGCACCTGGTCTCATATTCCAC CTTCACCGCATGGATATTCTATGGCGGCGCCATGTTGGCCCTCATCGTGATGCGATTCACCAAACCCAACTATCCACGGCCATATAA
- the LOC108606693 gene encoding b(0,+)-type amino acid transporter 1 isoform X3: MRDKISQLFCLQKNACKTNSTDNRGHNVPTKATNNGTMCANGSFGTEGPEATETDSSGTGRMRKSLERNGSTQNDTVHLERRLGLFSGVALIVGTMIGSGIFVSPSGLLVRTGSVGVSFIIWLACGLLSLLGALAYAELGTMNTSSGAEWAYFMDAYGPAPAFLFSWVSTLVLKPSQMAIICLSFAQYAVEAFVTECDPPRGVVKMVALVAIVMILFVNCYSVNLGMAVQNVFTAAKLVAVVIVICGGAWKLFQGNTQHLSNAFNGPMPNIGAIATAFYTGLWAYDGWNNLNYVTEEIKNPSKNLPRSIMIGIPLVTLCYALINISYLAAMSATEMIESEAVAVTFGNRILGALAWLMPLSVTISTFGSANGTLFAAGRLCFAASREGHLLDILSYVHVRRLTPAPGLIFHLHRMDILWRRHVGPHRDAIHQTQLSTAI; this comes from the exons ATGCGCGATAAAATATCACAActattttgcttgcaaaaaaaCGCATGCAAAACTAATTCAACAGATAATAGAG GACATAATGtgccaacaaaagcaacgaacAACGGGACTATGTGTGCCAATGGGTCTTTTGGGACAGAAGGGCCCGAAGCGACAGAGACCGACTCATCAGGGACCGGGCGGATGCGGAAGTCGCTGGAGAGGAATGGCTCAACGCAGAACGACACTGTTCACCTCGAGAGAAg GCTGGGCCTCTTCAGTGGGGTGGCTTTAATTGTCGGAACTATGATAG GGTCTGGAATATTTGTGTCACCCTCCGGTTTACTGGTTCGCACCGGTTCCGTTGGAGTTAGCTTTATAATCTGGCTTGCCTGTGGTCTGCTCTCGCTTTTGG GCGCTCTGGCATACGCTGAACTTGGCACGATGAATACTTCGTCTGGTGCGGAATGGGCCTACTTTATGGACGCTTATGGACCAGCGCCAGCGTTTCTTTTCTCATGGGTATCGACACTGGTGTTGAAGCCATCACAAATGGCCATAATCTGTTTATCCTTTGCGCAATATGCCGTTGAGGCATTTGTCACCGAATGTGATCCGCCCAGGGGCGTGGTCAAAATGGTTGCGCTTGTGGCAATTG TGATGATATTGTTTGTCAATTGCTATAGTGTTAATCTGGGCATGGCCGTGCAGAATGTTTTCACTGCTGCCAAGTTGGTGGCCGTTGTTATTGTCATCTGCGGCGGCGCTTGGAAATTGTTCCAGGGCAACACGCAGCATCTGTCGAATGCATTTAATGGGCCGATGCCGAATATTGGGGCCATTGCGACAGCATTTTATACGGGATTGTGGGCCTACGATGGCTGGAATAATCTCAACTATGTCACCGAGGAGATTAAGAATCCCAGCAAGAATTTGCCACGCTCTATTATGATTGGTATACCATTGGTAACGCTCTGTTATGCATTGATTAACATTTCCTATTTGGCTGCCATGTCGGCCACCGAGATGATCGAGTCCGAGGCAGTCGCTGTCACCTTTGGCAATCGCATTCTGGGCGCCCTTGCCTGGTTAATGCCGCTAAGTGTTACCATTAGCACATTTGGCAGTGCCAATGGCACGCTCTTCGCTGCTGGACG TCTTTGCTTTGCGGCCAGCCGTGAAGGTCATCTGTTGGACATCTTGTCGTATGTGCATGTGCGACGCTTGACACCAGCACCTGGTCTCATATTCCAC CTTCACCGCATGGATATTCTATGGCGGCGCCATGTTGGCCCTCATCGTGATGCGATTCACCAAACCCAACTATCCACGGCCATATAA
- the LOC108606693 gene encoding b(0,+)-type amino acid transporter 1 isoform X4, whose product MRDKISQLFCLQKNACKTNSTDNRGHNVPTKATNNGTMCANGSFGTEGPEATETDSSGTGRMRKSLERNGSTQNDTVHLERRLGLFSGVALIVGTMIGSGIFVSPSGLLVRTGSVGVSFIIWLACGLLSLLGALAYAELGTMNTSSGAEWAYFMDAYGPAPAFLFSWVSTLVLKPSQMAIICLSFAQYAVEAFVTECDPPRGVVKMVALVAIVMILFVNCYSVNLGMAVQNVFTAAKLVAVVIVICGGAWKLFQGNTQHLSNAFNGPMPNIGAIATAFYTGLWAYDGWNNLNYVTEEIKNPSKNLPRSIMIGIPLVTLCYALINISYLAAMSATEMIESEAVAVTFGNRILGALAWLMPLSVTISTFGSANGTLFAAGRLCFAASREGHLLDILSYVHVRRLTPAPGLIFHAIFPPTIHKYKIRFIVLRLCFFLFS is encoded by the exons ATGCGCGATAAAATATCACAActattttgcttgcaaaaaaaCGCATGCAAAACTAATTCAACAGATAATAGAG GACATAATGtgccaacaaaagcaacgaacAACGGGACTATGTGTGCCAATGGGTCTTTTGGGACAGAAGGGCCCGAAGCGACAGAGACCGACTCATCAGGGACCGGGCGGATGCGGAAGTCGCTGGAGAGGAATGGCTCAACGCAGAACGACACTGTTCACCTCGAGAGAAg GCTGGGCCTCTTCAGTGGGGTGGCTTTAATTGTCGGAACTATGATAG GGTCTGGAATATTTGTGTCACCCTCCGGTTTACTGGTTCGCACCGGTTCCGTTGGAGTTAGCTTTATAATCTGGCTTGCCTGTGGTCTGCTCTCGCTTTTGG GCGCTCTGGCATACGCTGAACTTGGCACGATGAATACTTCGTCTGGTGCGGAATGGGCCTACTTTATGGACGCTTATGGACCAGCGCCAGCGTTTCTTTTCTCATGGGTATCGACACTGGTGTTGAAGCCATCACAAATGGCCATAATCTGTTTATCCTTTGCGCAATATGCCGTTGAGGCATTTGTCACCGAATGTGATCCGCCCAGGGGCGTGGTCAAAATGGTTGCGCTTGTGGCAATTG TGATGATATTGTTTGTCAATTGCTATAGTGTTAATCTGGGCATGGCCGTGCAGAATGTTTTCACTGCTGCCAAGTTGGTGGCCGTTGTTATTGTCATCTGCGGCGGCGCTTGGAAATTGTTCCAGGGCAACACGCAGCATCTGTCGAATGCATTTAATGGGCCGATGCCGAATATTGGGGCCATTGCGACAGCATTTTATACGGGATTGTGGGCCTACGATGGCTGGAATAATCTCAACTATGTCACCGAGGAGATTAAGAATCCCAGCAAGAATTTGCCACGCTCTATTATGATTGGTATACCATTGGTAACGCTCTGTTATGCATTGATTAACATTTCCTATTTGGCTGCCATGTCGGCCACCGAGATGATCGAGTCCGAGGCAGTCGCTGTCACCTTTGGCAATCGCATTCTGGGCGCCCTTGCCTGGTTAATGCCGCTAAGTGTTACCATTAGCACATTTGGCAGTGCCAATGGCACGCTCTTCGCTGCTGGACG TCTTTGCTTTGCGGCCAGCCGTGAAGGTCATCTGTTGGACATCTTGTCGTATGTGCATGTGCGACGCTTGACACCAGCACCTGGTCTCATATTCCAC gCTATATTCCCCCCAACCAtccataaatacaaaattagaTTCATTGTGCTTcgattatgtttttttttgttttcttaa